A region of Solanum dulcamara chromosome 7, daSolDulc1.2, whole genome shotgun sequence DNA encodes the following proteins:
- the LOC129894210 gene encoding uncharacterized protein LOC129894210 — protein sequence MRRALSLCSRNFHLSQNFKSNPNYFNSSISSKIIHRPVVPSKIRFFSSSENDDSSSNQNTPQPIPQPETSLNESTDKEVSLNVEDVNNKELKLRIEEYFNKGNEEALPSILEAILKRKLTGKHEHTDDELLEEMQMKPLDGVNDKEFESDFEEGHNTDEEIEDLYDATDIVEKRMASDQFFNMDDRKWDDMIKEATEHGHIKDTRECEEILQEMLSWDKILPDEIKKKVEVKFDEIGERVEKGEITPEEGYALFKEFEDGVVVECAKLMEKDVPQFDETSFPDDKKDLDDPPGEGPVLRWLTRVVFAPGGDAWHPKNRKVKLAVTVKELGLSKHQFRRLRELVGKRYHPGRDELTITSERFEHREENRKDCLRTLFALIEEAGKANKMVEDVRTSYVKQRLKANPAFMEKLRAKTMKLKESSLLHA from the exons ATGAGACGAGCTCTTTCTCTGTGCTCGCGCAATTTCCATCTCTCTCAAAActtcaaatcaaatccaaattaTTTCAACAGCAGCATCAGCAGTAAAATCATTCATCGCCCAGTTGTTCCTTCAAAGATTAGATTCTTCTCTTCATCAGAAAATGATGATTCTTCATCGAATCAGAACACCCCTCAACCAATTCCTCAGCCAGAGACTAGCTTGAATGAATCCACGGATAAAGAAGTCTCCCTCAATGTTGAAGATGTCAACAATAAAG AGTTGAAGCTGCGGATCGAGGAGTATTTTAACAAAGGCAATGAGGAGGCTCTTCCATCGATCCTTGAAGCAATTTTAAAGAGGAAATTGACGGGAAAGCATGAACATACAGATGATGAGTTACTGGAGGAGATGCAAATGAAACCCCTGGATGGTGTAAATGACAAAGAGTTTGAATCAGATTTCGAGGAAGGTCACAACACTGATGAAGAGATTGAGGATTTGTATGACGCAACAGATATTGTGGAAAAGAGAATGGCGTCTGATCAGTTCTTCAACATGGATGACAGAAAGTGGgatgatatgataaaagagGCTACTGAGCATGGACATATTAAGGATACAAGGGAGTGTGAGGAAATTTTACAGGAGATGCTTAGCTGGGATAAAATTTTACCTG aTGAAATTAAGAAGAAGGTGGAGGTTAAGTTTGATGAGATAGGTGAAAGGGTTGAAAAAGGTGAGATTACCCCTGAAGAAGGCTATGCATTGTTCAAGGAGTTTGAGGATGGGGTGGTCGTGGAGTGCGCAAAACTGATGGAGAAGGATGTTCCACAGTTTGATGAGACTTCTTTTCCAGATGACAAAAAGGATTTGGATGACCCACCAGGTGAAGGGCCAGTTCTTAGATGGCTAACAAGGGTGGTCTTTGCTCCTGGGGGTGATGCATGGCACCCAAAAAACAGGAAAGTCAAATTGGCTGTTACAGTGAAAGAGTTGGGTCTGTCAAAGCATCAATTTCGTCGCTTAAGAGAATTGGTCGGAAAACGCTACCATCCTGGGAGAGACGAGCTTACCATAACTAGTGAAAG ATTTGAACACCGCGAGGAGAATAGGAAGGACTGTCTGAGGACTCTATTTGCTCTTATTGAAGAGGCTGGAAAGGCTAACAAAATGGTAGAGGATGTTCGAACTTCATATGTGAAGCAGAGGCTCAAAGCAAATCCTGCATTCATGGAAAAGCTGCGTGCAAAAACCATGAAATTGAAAGAATCCAGCTTGCTGCATGCATGA
- the LOC129894211 gene encoding uncharacterized protein LOC129894211, with protein sequence MKRSLARNVYLCSRSLLMPNPYPSTSSFWPSCRRFTSKSSNQPPAGSNSGHIPDSNNSNLQDEDDISNKALKKQIDKFFEGDEEAFPSIFEAILKRKLAGKSEESDEELMNELQAQPRRQHDAINRESDSD encoded by the exons ATGAAAAGATCTCTTGCAAGAAATGTTTATCTATGTTCCCGCAGTTTGTTAATGCCGAATCCTTACCCTTCTACCTCTTCATTTTGGCCCAGCTGTAGGCGTTTCACATCCAAAAGCTCTAATCAACCTCCTGCTGGATCAAATTCGGGTCATATCCCTGATAGCAACAACAGTAACCTTCAAGACGAAGACGATATCAGCAATAAAG CGCTGAAAAAGCAGATAGATAAGTTCTTTGAAGGAGACGAAGAAGCATTCCCATCAATATTTGAAGCAATACTGAAAAGAAAACTGGCTGGAAAAAGTGAAGAATCGGATGAGGAATTGATGAATGAACTTCAGGCCCAGCCTCGTCGACAGCATGATGCTATCAATAGAGAGTCTGACTCCGATTGA
- the LOC129895320 gene encoding peptidyl-prolyl cis-trans isomerase FKBP17-2, chloroplastic: MATFFGSTPPSLSHPITRTNYFSSSSQTPPPSQPPNQPPQPQTPPPSQPLSATSAEPPSPVNVQQQKPSKSARQLTSVDSTDWIASSLTRRFGLGAGLAWAGFLAFGVVSEQIKTRLEVSQQETNTRVVEKEEEVLLPNGIRYYELKVGGGAMPRPGDLVVIDVKGSIQGSEQVFVDTFGGDGKKKRPLALVMGSRPYSKGICEGIETVLKSMKAGGKRRVIIPPNLGFGEEGADLGTGLQIPPSATLEYVIEVEKVSIAPA, from the exons ATGGCCACTTTCTTTGGATCCACACCTCCTTCTCTGTCTCACCCAATTACCAGAACTAACTACTTCTCTTCATCCTCCCaaactcctcctccttctcaGCCACCAAATCAACCTCCACAACCACAAACTCCGCCACCATCTCAGCCACTGAGTGCAACTTCTGCAGAGCCTCCATCACCTGTTAATGTGCAGCAGCAAAAGCCTAGTAAATCTGCCCGCCAACTAACCTCCGTGGATTCCACTGATTGGATTGCCTCTTCCTTAACAAGGAGATTTGGCCTTGGTGCTGGACTTGCTTGGGCTGGTTTCCTTGCTTTTGGTGTTGTTTCAGAGCAAATCAAAACTCGCCTCGAAGTATCTCAACAAGAAACAAATACAAG GGTTGttgagaaggaagaagaagtgCTCTTGCCCAATGGAATAAG GTATTATGAACTGAAAGTTGGTGGCGGTGCAATGCCAAGGCCAGGGGACTTAGTTGTGATAGATGTGAAGGGAAGCATACAGGGCAGTGAACAAGTTTTTGTGGATACATTTGGTGGTGATGGAAAGAAAAAGAGGCCACTGGCATTAGTAATGGGATCAAGGCCTTATAGTAAAGGAATTTGTGAAGGTATAGAAACTGTGCTAAAAAGTATGAAGGCAGGTGGAAAAAGAAGAGTGATAATTCCTCCAAATttgggatttggagaagaaggagCAGATTTAGGAACAGGGTTGCAAATTCCTCCATCTGCTACTCTTGAGTATGTTATTGAGGTTGAAAAAGTTTCTATTGCACCTGCTTGA